In a genomic window of Thermincola ferriacetica:
- a CDS encoding tautomerase family protein, giving the protein MPLVKVEIFKGKSDTYKKALLNGIHAALVEAIKIPDYDRMQRLYELEPQNFEIAQNKT; this is encoded by the coding sequence ATGCCTTTAGTTAAGGTAGAGATATTCAAAGGTAAGAGTGACACCTATAAAAAAGCCTTACTCAATGGAATTCACGCAGCACTAGTCGAAGCGATCAAGATTCCGGATTATGATAGGATGCAGCGGCTCTATGAATTAGAACCTCAAAATTTCGAGATAGCACAAAATAAAACGTGA
- a CDS encoding FAD/NAD(P)-binding protein → MNKNELTPKPAVIKNIIDETADTKTFTLVFTDPEEQKRFQYKPAQFVEISVLGVGEAPISITSSPSQQGFLELSIKRVGKLTEVIHQLKPGDEVGIRGPYGNGFPADEVKGFDLLFVAGGIGLAPLRSLINWVMDNRQDYGKVKILYGARTPGDIVFTRELTRWTGEPDTEVLYTVDRGDPQWQGNVGLVTQLLPRIELTPATYTAFICGPPVMIPFVIKDLLALGFKEENIISTLENYMKCGIGKCGHCLLGGKYICMEGPVFRYNEMKELGFGE, encoded by the coding sequence ATGAATAAAAACGAATTAACACCTAAACCCGCAGTAATAAAAAATATAATTGATGAAACAGCCGATACCAAGACATTCACCCTGGTATTTACCGACCCGGAGGAGCAGAAGAGGTTTCAATATAAACCGGCTCAGTTCGTGGAAATATCTGTTCTGGGCGTGGGCGAGGCGCCTATATCAATAACTTCATCGCCATCGCAGCAGGGTTTTCTTGAACTGAGTATTAAAAGGGTGGGTAAACTGACGGAAGTAATTCATCAACTGAAGCCGGGGGATGAAGTGGGCATCAGGGGGCCTTATGGCAACGGTTTCCCGGCTGACGAGGTGAAGGGCTTTGACCTACTCTTTGTTGCCGGGGGTATTGGCCTGGCGCCCCTGCGCTCTCTGATTAACTGGGTAATGGATAACCGGCAGGATTACGGCAAGGTAAAGATTTTATACGGCGCCCGTACGCCGGGGGATATTGTGTTCACCCGTGAACTGACCCGATGGACCGGCGAGCCTGATACAGAGGTGCTGTATACCGTGGATAGGGGGGACCCCCAATGGCAGGGCAATGTAGGCCTGGTCACCCAATTGCTGCCCAGAATAGAGCTGACCCCCGCAACCTATACGGCCTTTATCTGCGGCCCGCCGGTGATGATACCTTTTGTCATCAAGGACTTATTGGCGCTGGGATTTAAAGAGGAAAATATAATTTCCACCCTGGAGAACTACATGAAGTGTGGCATCGGTAAATGCGGGCATTGCCTGCTGGGCGGCAAATACATCTGCATGGAAGGCCCGGTATTTCGTTACAACGAAATGAAGGAACTGGGCTTTGGGGAATAA
- a CDS encoding Fic family protein, with translation MNRGRPSLKKLLEKVKSEITVFHKEMGGFPASLEANEIWKDIWLEETHHSTALEGNTLNSREIYKLVEQEIVTGNKEIRHYLEVQGYSNAARWVYEQAVESYKQQDKIITVQHISHIHKLLMGPVWTSYPPVTGDQPGQFRTGPTPRIRGSSLKLPPSGDVPDLINELIKKINDGPGDLSVCEWVALIHAEFEKIHPFSDGNGRTGRLLMNYILIVNGYPPAIILKSQRPKYLRALERAQSKNPDYTMLAELVARAVRDNLNKLMLPKLSRKEDLVPLSTLAEGTQYQPSYLRRLAQEGKLKAVKEGSLWLSSKKWLQEYIDSRSPRGRR, from the coding sequence ATGAACAGGGGAAGACCCAGCTTAAAGAAGCTGCTTGAGAAAGTTAAAAGTGAAATAACCGTATTCCATAAAGAAATGGGCGGGTTTCCTGCAAGCCTGGAAGCAAATGAAATCTGGAAAGACATTTGGCTTGAAGAAACACACCATTCTACAGCTCTGGAGGGAAATACACTAAATTCACGAGAAATTTATAAACTGGTTGAACAAGAAATTGTAACTGGCAACAAAGAAATCAGACATTACTTAGAGGTGCAGGGCTATTCCAATGCAGCAAGGTGGGTATACGAGCAGGCAGTAGAATCATATAAACAACAGGATAAAATAATAACTGTTCAGCACATAAGCCATATTCACAAATTACTTATGGGACCGGTTTGGACATCATATCCTCCCGTAACAGGAGACCAGCCCGGCCAATTTCGCACAGGACCGACTCCGAGAATAAGAGGGAGCTCGCTTAAACTTCCTCCTTCCGGTGACGTGCCTGACTTGATCAACGAATTAATAAAAAAAATAAATGACGGTCCAGGAGACTTATCCGTTTGTGAATGGGTAGCTCTAATACATGCCGAATTTGAAAAAATTCACCCTTTTAGCGATGGGAACGGCAGAACCGGCCGGCTGTTAATGAACTATATCCTTATAGTTAATGGTTATCCACCGGCAATTATTCTTAAAAGCCAGCGCCCCAAATATCTCCGGGCACTTGAACGGGCGCAGAGCAAAAATCCTGATTATACAATGCTTGCAGAACTGGTCGCAAGAGCGGTAAGGGACAATTTAAATAAACTAATGTTACCTAAACTTTCCAGGAAAGAAGACCTGGTCCCACTGAGTACTTTAGCAGAAGGTACGCAGTACCAACCAAGCTACCTTCGCCGTTTGGCCCAGGAAGGAAAACTTAAGGCCGTTAAAGAGGGAAGCCTCTGGTTATCATCCAAGAAATGGTTGCAGGAATACATCGATTCCCGTAGTCCGCGCGGAAGAAGATAG
- a CDS encoding type II toxin-antitoxin system HicB family antitoxin has protein sequence MTKDFEYYKNLKYSVKLIPISEEDGGGWLAEIPELKGCMSDGKTPEEALKNIEEAKMVWISTALKRGQTIPLPETEDNDKYSGKFTLRLPKFLHKELSLAAQKDNISLNQYILSLVALNFGKNSRKSGTPKTSTRKSSKSRSQ, from the coding sequence ATGACCAAAGACTTTGAATACTACAAAAATCTTAAATATAGCGTTAAGTTGATACCTATTTCTGAAGAAGACGGCGGTGGCTGGCTTGCTGAAATACCTGAACTTAAAGGATGTATGTCCGATGGGAAGACACCGGAAGAAGCTTTAAAAAATATAGAAGAAGCGAAGATGGTTTGGATATCTACCGCGCTTAAAAGAGGGCAAACAATACCTTTACCAGAAACAGAGGATAATGATAAATATAGCGGAAAATTTACTCTTAGACTCCCAAAGTTCCTCCATAAAGAACTTTCTCTCGCTGCCCAAAAAGATAATATAAGCTTAAATCAGTATATTCTCAGCCTGGTTGCTCTAAATTTCGGAAAAAACTCAAGAAAATCCGGAACTCCTAAAACGTCAACACGAAAATCATCAAAATCACGCTCCCAATAA
- a CDS encoding 4Fe-4S dicluster domain-containing protein, protein MDYILNKGLVKAWLRKLIKHGILVAPIRLEGGDIIFKEAFNPDNILLECKKTLYSAKPFFLPQEETLFTFRERSFGTIKEVFDEFPRIFFGLRPCDLKAIIQADRFFTENYQDPYYRKRREHTLLIVVGCNDPDSNCFCHAMGLGPFYHEGADIFLADMGKSFIATPITPNGINAVEKYRYFFEEATAEQQGEKSRYELTAMQKLVANLPLTDVRACYSLIDDEFVSGISRKCAACGSCSYVCPMCFCYNVVDRENKDLEGKRVRTWDSCIFEGFTRMAGRHNLIKSRQERLKKRFAHKLKQYPETYGFPGCTGCGRCSLTCLGHISMLDVLKKVTAEVGK, encoded by the coding sequence TTGGACTATATTTTAAACAAGGGATTGGTCAAAGCGTGGCTGCGCAAATTAATTAAACACGGTATTCTCGTAGCTCCTATTCGGTTGGAGGGCGGGGATATAATTTTCAAAGAAGCTTTTAACCCCGATAATATACTGCTTGAATGCAAAAAGACGTTATATTCCGCCAAGCCCTTTTTTTTGCCGCAGGAGGAAACCCTGTTCACTTTCAGGGAACGTTCTTTTGGCACAATAAAAGAAGTATTCGATGAGTTCCCCAGAATATTTTTTGGCTTGCGGCCCTGTGATTTGAAGGCAATTATCCAGGCTGACCGGTTTTTTACGGAAAATTACCAGGATCCTTATTACCGGAAGCGCCGGGAACATACTCTATTGATAGTGGTCGGCTGTAATGACCCGGATTCCAACTGTTTTTGCCATGCCATGGGCCTCGGACCCTTTTATCATGAAGGGGCCGACATTTTCCTGGCGGACATGGGGAAGAGCTTTATAGCCACCCCCATTACTCCTAATGGCATCAATGCCGTAGAAAAATACCGGTATTTTTTCGAAGAAGCCACTGCCGAGCAGCAGGGTGAAAAATCCAGGTATGAATTAACCGCTATGCAAAAATTGGTGGCCAATCTGCCTTTGACTGACGTACGGGCCTGTTATTCATTAATAGATGATGAGTTTGTCAGCGGCATAAGCCGCAAATGCGCCGCCTGTGGCAGTTGTTCTTATGTCTGCCCCATGTGTTTCTGCTACAACGTAGTGGACCGGGAAAACAAGGACCTGGAAGGGAAACGGGTCAGAACCTGGGATTCCTGCATTTTTGAAGGTTTTACCCGCATGGCGGGACGGCATAACCTGATAAAAAGCCGGCAGGAGCGCCTGAAGAAAAGATTTGCCCATAAGCTGAAACAATATCCGGAAACCTACGGTTTCCCAGGTTGTACCGGTTGCGGCCGTTGTTCCCTTACTTGTCTGGGGCACATCAGCATGTTGGATGTTCTCAAAAAGGTAACGGCGGAGGTGGGGAAATGA
- a CDS encoding YmaF family protein produces MNNVNNYGPSHQHKFAGVTSVNLNHSHRYSGFTDPAPSEVPHSHRYYTVTTYDDGHTHIVSGISGTSIELPEGGHYHNFGGETSISGSTPHSHSYKGTTGIS; encoded by the coding sequence ATGAATAATGTTAACAATTATGGACCTTCACATCAACATAAATTTGCAGGGGTAACTTCAGTAAATTTAAACCATAGTCACAGGTACTCAGGATTTACAGACCCAGCTCCAAGTGAAGTTCCTCATTCACACAGATACTATACTGTTACTACCTATGATGATGGCCACACCCATATAGTCTCTGGAATATCTGGTACTTCCATCGAACTTCCCGAGGGAGGTCATTATCATAATTTTGGAGGAGAAACCTCAATTAGTGGAAGTACCCCTCACTCACACAGTTACAAGGGTACTACAGGAATCAGCTAA
- a CDS encoding type II toxin-antitoxin system PemK/MazF family toxin, which produces MSGNNEDKAINNLSESFKDIIKDFKPHYFLKTLAIIKHLPDICKLHYQSLENRKARSEHQLSYHPVRPLRGEIFNAIINENIGSELCGNHLVIIISNDTGNIYSEKVNVLPIEGDGTKINPKYQMRLSNSDLESGHLDKDPSRIIFTDIMTIDKARLDIKIGKIKHEKMKEINSKLRKQLHI; this is translated from the coding sequence TTGAGCGGAAATAACGAAGATAAAGCCATAAACAATCTTTCAGAATCCTTTAAAGACATAATTAAAGACTTTAAGCCCCACTATTTTCTTAAAACTTTAGCCATTATTAAACATCTCCCAGATATTTGCAAGTTGCATTATCAATCATTAGAAAATAGAAAGGCCAGGTCTGAGCACCAGTTAAGTTACCATCCGGTTAGACCTTTAAGAGGAGAGATATTTAATGCGATTATAAATGAAAACATTGGAAGTGAACTATGTGGAAACCACTTGGTTATCATTATCTCAAATGATACAGGAAACATATATTCCGAAAAAGTGAATGTACTACCTATCGAAGGTGACGGTACAAAAATCAATCCAAAATATCAAATGAGGCTTTCCAACAGCGACCTTGAATCAGGCCACCTAGATAAAGATCCTTCTAGAATCATTTTTACTGATATCATGACTATTGATAAAGCTAGGTTAGATATTAAAATTGGTAAAATAAAACATGAAAAAATGAAGGAAATTAACTCAAAACTTAGAAAACAACTACATATATAA
- a CDS encoding group II intron maturase-specific domain-containing protein, which translates to MQKHRQSTGTAGVKPLLNMLNCGNTCWTKPQHRSCTTQQLRFAPTQLVPSSAATVFAVTWQKSRHQGGRGQGYYYDLPRRSFGTTGQAAHWEKAAACLADGPFLLNKAIKPTQMSGFAEWPTNGVLNDSFGVTIFADQVQKPRRSCGERLKKFRLELAEEKTRIIRFTRFRKEENQSFEFLGFEYRWGTSRQGKDIIKRRTSGKKVRKSLQAFKEWCRENRNNRLLKLFGQLNPKLRGYHNYYRIIGNYEGINEFYQNAVRILYKWLNRRSRRRSFNWMEFRKTLDRYKILRPRIMESRNCQLELEFDFV; encoded by the coding sequence ATGCAAAAACACCGGCAAAGCACTGGCACTGCCGGCGTTAAACCGTTACTTAATATGCTCAATTGCGGCAACACATGTTGGACGAAGCCGCAGCATCGAAGCTGTACGACACAACAGCTCCGCTTCGCTCCGACCCAACTTGTCCCGTCCTCGGCTGCCACGGTTTTTGCAGTTACCTGGCAAAAATCGCGCCACCAAGGGGGTAGGGGCCAGGGCTACTACTACGACCTGCCACGCCGCTCATTTGGTACCACCGGCCAGGCGGCACATTGGGAAAAGGCCGCCGCGTGCCTGGCCGATGGGCCGTTCCTACTCAACAAAGCAATAAAGCCGACTCAAATGAGCGGCTTTGCAGAATGGCCGACTAACGGCGTTCTAAACGACAGTTTTGGTGTCACGATTTTTGCGGACCAGGTGCAAAAACCGCGCCGGTCGTGCGGGGAAAGACTAAAGAAATTCCGGCTGGAGTTAGCAGAAGAAAAGACCCGGATAATCCGGTTCACCCGATTTCGCAAGGAAGAAAACCAAAGCTTCGAGTTCTTGGGCTTCGAATACCGATGGGGAACGTCACGACAGGGGAAAGACATAATTAAGAGGAGAACCTCCGGGAAGAAAGTTCGGAAATCCCTGCAGGCATTCAAAGAATGGTGCCGGGAGAACCGGAACAACCGGCTATTAAAGCTATTCGGGCAATTAAATCCGAAACTTCGAGGCTATCACAACTACTATAGGATTATCGGCAACTATGAAGGAATTAACGAGTTCTACCAAAATGCCGTAAGAATCCTATATAAATGGCTAAATCGAAGGAGCCGAAGGCGGAGCTTCAACTGGATGGAATTTCGGAAAACCCTGGACAGATACAAAATATTGCGGCCTCGAATAATGGAGAGTCGTAACTGCCAGTTAGAACTTGAATTTGATTTTGTCTGA